The Podospora bellae-mahoneyi strain CBS 112042 chromosome 7, whole genome shotgun sequence genome includes a window with the following:
- a CDS encoding hypothetical protein (EggNog:ENOG503P1UV; COG:S), with product MKPKILFLHGSGTNPLIFRIQSRNLLSLLSPHFEPVFLPGFHECAPGPGVLPFFEGAEPYLKWLDDSSPSEEEVCWAELDRLVAEVEKKGPFLGIVGFSQGAKAGMELVRELERRGREMRFWVGVCGTVPFQGGGDEMREGGWKESLGLGRAERTESFHLIGGEDPWRGESERLVGFFGEMGRRVRRFEGGHQMPLDKGVNREVVEWILGVCRM from the coding sequence ATGAAACCCAaaatcctcttcctccacggCTCAGgcacaaaccccctcatctTCCGGATCCAATCCCGCAATCTTTTGTCCCTGTTATCTCCCCATTTCGAGCCCGTCTTCCTCCCCGGCTTCCACGAGTGCGCTCCCGGTCCGGGGGTGTTGCCTTTCTTTGAGGGGGCAGAGCCCTACCTCAAGTGGCTCGATgattcctccccctcagaagaagaagtctgCTGGGCAGAGCTAGATAGATTGGTagccgaggttgagaagaaaGGGCCGTTTTTGGGGATCGTGGGGTTTAGCCAGGGGGCTAAGGCGGGGATGGAGTTGGTtagggagttggagagacgggggagggagatgaggttttgggttggggtttgtgggACTGTTCCTTTTcagggtgggggggatgaaatgagggaggggggttggaaggAGAGTTTAggattggggagggcggagaggacgGAGAGTTTCCATTTgattgggggggaggatccttggaggggggagagcgagcggttggttgggttctttggggagatggggagacgAGTGAGGAGGTTTGAGGGGGGCCATCAGATGCCGCTGGATAAGGGGGTGAatagggaggtggtggagtggaTTTTGGGGGTCTGTCGGATGTAA
- a CDS encoding hypothetical protein (COG:M; EggNog:ENOG503NYFD): MQKLTRKPAQLLGMIPRRASRWLVRLAVLAVIVPLILQWLVAYVVGSDARILPPELLLARNLLLVTAHPDDECLFFSPSILGVLDRNKRVTGGLLVMSTGNNYGKGDTRKTELAGSCEALGISADRCVALDHPDLQDNPREWWNTELIEGFVHEHVRKWDIDAIITFDEGGVSGHINHRAVSAAVSHYTATNPQSPIAYTLTTTSLLRKYTILGDLPYTVLPFLWRIIEALSYPAITAEVREGGTALVANTWHRYLLTRRAFAQHDSQYSWDRHLYMILSRYVWFNDLKRLPHTAADEAFRTAVKT; the protein is encoded by the exons ATGCAGAAGCTGACCAGGAAGCCTGCGCAACTGCTCGGCATGATCCCTCGTCGGGCTTCGCGCTGGCTTGTTCGGCTTGCAGTGCTCGCAGTGATTGTGCCGCTAATTCTCCAGTGGCTGGTCGCCTATGTCGTTGGGAGCGATGCCCGAATTCTTCCAcccgagcttcttctcgccAGAAACCTCCTGCTCGTGACAGCCCACCCCGACGACGAGTGCCTATTCTTCTCTCCCAGCATTCTCGGAGTTCTTGATCGGAACAAGCGGGTGACTGGTGGATTGCTGGTCATGTCCACAG GCAACAACTACGGCAAAGGAGACACCAGAAAAACTGAACTCGCCGGCTCGTGTGAAGCACTCGGCATCTCGGCGGATCGCTGCGTTGCCCTTGACCATCCTGACCTGCAAGATAACCCCAGAGAGTGGTGGAACACTGAGCTCATCGAAGGGTTTGTGCATGAGCACGTGAGGAAATGGGACATTGATGCT ATCATCACATTCGACGAAGGTGGAGTGAGCGGGCACATCAACCACAGAGCGGTCAGCGCCGCCGTCAG TCACTACACTGCGACGAATCCCCAGTCGCCCATCGCGTACACGCTGACGACCACCTCTTTACTACGAAAATACACCATCCTGGGCGACCTCCCCTACACAGTGCTGCCCTTTTTGTGGCGCATTATCGAGGCGCTATCCTACCCCGCCATCACAGCTGAAGTCCGTGAAGGCGGCACAGCCTTGGTTGCGAATACTTGGCACCGATACCTCTTGACCCGTCGTGCTTTTGCCCAGCACGACAGCCAGTACAGCTGGGATCGACACTTGTACATGATTTTGAGCCGATATGTCTGGTTTAATGATCTGAAGAGGCTTCCTCACACGGCTGCTGACGAAGCATTCAGGACAGCCGTCAAGACCTAG
- a CDS encoding hypothetical protein (EggNog:ENOG503NVVC; COG:S): MATGETATEQLSPSEPNDSSTSLPIRTKPNAKIAEMEPGPELDSYIESLLAQWRTCIDELSTLANASKDASRPIYGLYPLLKVQQRALYKVVQKRNTKSDNGNNISAAQYMGIRSCCWDDRWSLVKKCHGLVAINKDFPRSPRVAVPTGSGWLAYKDQPFQEKVVTVDAVVDNGKTWIKFLSISARTLEYQVMAEGWESDADSEDERDEAGDDEGNGFGHTEFVDAVSKVILAARWNHCRHLHLILPGLQEGQSAVVDRVLDHIKNKVGGTDVKVDLICAGSPFLVNDPPPLETAIQTLIHERDLVVSPDDCNTITETVNLDPSALVALVTDLHHGPIPLQPLVQQEIITRSVADHETDNNELVSRQDILATVLYPALRGKKLVCTEFAAKYFRKLISAISTHSEETRASFIIPPSAGPTSSPSSADELRQSLQKWSTVPVPGDLQLPVQVVPDITHDEVPSLISSGRLPPMALGVSSDLSLLNRSVYLYGWANDVTTVTGHRGIERQVQLSIASHWTRDPDASRKGKYPDQRPPDIWHRHLGGYLIHRDKPKDWRDMLPDGGDVPEEVVRWTFPWTTWGRGISTYGLPDTKTWEGVGHEDKKSFGRKMTGRDGTRERNGNGKLKVPEGEVKEGEEREEKQS; the protein is encoded by the coding sequence ATGGCTACAGGTGAAACGGCAACAGAACAATTGTCGCCATCAGAGCCCAATGACTCATCGACAAGTCTCCCGATTCGGACCAAACCAAACGCCAAAATAGCAGAAATGGAACCAGGTCCAGAGCTAGACAGCTACATCGAGTCCCTCCTGGCACAATGGAGAACCTGCATAGACGAGCTTAGCACCCTCGCCAATGCTTCCAAAGACGCATCTCGGCCCATCTATGGACTCTATCCTCTCCTCAAAGTCCAGCAGCGCGCATTGTATAAGGTGGTTCAAAAGCGAAACACAAAATCTGACAATGGCAACAACATTTCCGCCGCCCAGTACATGGGTATAaggtcttgctgctgggatgACCGGTGGTCTCTGGTCAAAAAGTGTCATGGGCTGGTGGCCATCAACAAAGACTTCCCGAGGAGTCCTCGCGTCGCGGTGCCGACTGGTAGCGGGTGGTTGGCTTACAAGGACCAGCCCTTTCAAGAAAAGGTTGTCACTGTTGATGCCGTCGTGGATAATGGAAAGACATGGATAAAGTTTCTGTCCATTTCCGCTAGGACACTGGAGTATCAAGTCATGGCAGAAGGTTGGGAAAGCGATGCTGATTCTGAGGACGAAAGGGATGAGGCTGGTGACGACGAAGGAAACGGGTTCGGCCATACCGAATTTGTCGATGCAGTCTCCAAGGTCATCTTGGCTGCGAGGTGGAATCACTGCCGTCACCTTCATCTGATCTTGCCTGGCCTCCAGGAAGGACAATCAGCTGTTGTCGACAGGGTGCTGGATCACATTAAAAACAAGGTTGGCGGAACCGATGTCAAGGTCGATCTGATCTGCGCAGGAAGTCCGTTCCTTGTCAacgaccctcctcctcttgaaaCGGCCATCCAGACTCTGATTCATGAGCGTGACCTGGTCGTCTCTCCAGACGACTGCAATACAATCACCGAGACCGTCAACCTGGACCCTAGCGCACTCGTGGCTCTCGTCACAGATCTTCATCATGGCCCCATCCCGCTGCAGCCTCTTGTGCAGCAAGAAATCATCACTCGCTCTGTTGCCGACCACGAAACCGACAATAATGAGCTGGTGTCTCGTCAAGACATCCTAGCCACAGTGCTGTATCCTGCCTTGCGGGGCAAGAAATTAGTGTGCACCGAATTCGCCGCAAAATACTTTCGCAAGCTCATCAGCGCCATCTCAACCCACTCGGAAGAGACCCGCGCATCCTTCATCATCCCGCCGTCGGCCGGCCCTACCAGTTCACCATCTTCGGCAGACGAACTGCGCCAATCCCTCCAGAAATGGTCCACCGTCCCAGTTCCCGGTGACCTCCAACTCCCGGTTCAAGTCGTCCCAGACATCACCCATGACGAGGTCCCTTCTCTTATCTCTTCGGgccgcctccctcccatgGCTCTCGGCGTATCCAGCGACCTTTCCTTGCTGAACCGCTCTGTTTATCTATACGGCTGGGCCAACGATGTCACCACTGTCACCGGCCACCGCGGCATCGAGCGTCAAGTCCAGCTCTCGATCGCGTCCCATTGGACTCGTGACCCAGACGCGTCACGCAAAGGAAAGTATCCGGACCAGAGACCGCCAGACATCTGGCATCGGCATCTAGGCGGGTACCTCATCCACCGAGACAAGCCAAAAGATTGGAGGGACATGCTGccggatggtggggatgtgccggaagaggtggtgagaTGGACGTTTCCTTGGACCAcatgggggagagggatcaGTACGTACGGGCTGCCGGATACAAAgacttgggagggggttggtcatgaggacaagaagtcgtttgggaggaagatgacggggCGAGAtgggacgagggagaggaatgggaatgggaagcTGAAGGTCCCTGAAGGAGAGGTAAAGGAGGGtgaagagagggaagagaaaCAGTCGTGA
- a CDS encoding hypothetical protein (EggNog:ENOG503PFG2) yields the protein MRSWLLCISAGVLAGVSNAACTNKCGSNKCLGAIAADPAFGESFCSSWLALEPATTTVTEVETVTSTLLNVETALTTLTVTTATFTVTGSERSTIYQKRAPTITEADPALPNPTDVIASQCSSNDDRISKACSCILSTATASTVTVFETAVSTAVVEAESTVVETVTDNVVATVSVAAPAVTIPVNIIVNGGFEDYLRTGNILPWTDTKDSTGGRLDIVNGVNPCMTGGSYCAGGQVVIRPYPPSTGSKYVAIRETFVGRPSTTYAFSFLYRCLNYDAGTSIDILYKGSVIGSANQCYNSAAFYRPTGITFTTDATGQGEIEVRFRNSGATPYLYFYVDDFKAIAV from the exons ATGAGGTCTTGGTTGCTCTGCATCAGCGCCGGCGTTCTGGCCGGCGTGTCTAACGCGGCTTGTACCAACAAGTGCGGCTCCAACAAGTGCTTGGGTGCTATTGCTGCCGACCCTGCGTTCGGAGAGTCGTTCTGCTCTTCTTGGTTGGCCTTGGAACCCgctaccaccaccgtcaccgAGGTCGAGACGGTCACATCGACTCTGCTCAATGTCGAGACGGCCTTAACGACACTCACTGTCACCACGGCGACATTTACAGT GACTGGCAGCGAACGTTCGACCATCTACCAGAAGCGAgctcccaccatcaccgaagCTGATCCAGCCTTGCCCAACCCGACAGATGTCATTGCCTCCCAGTGTTCGTCCAACGATGATCGCATCAGCAAGGCCTGCAGCTGCATTCTGTCAACCGCTACCGCGTCTACCGTGACCGTGTTTGAGACCGCTGTTTCTACTGCCGTTGTTGAGGCCGAG AGCACCGTTGTTGAGACTGTCACGGACAATGTGGTGGCTACCGTCTCCGTCGCCGCCCCAGCCGTCACGATCCCCgtcaacatcatcgtcaacgGTGGGTTCGAGGACTACTTGAGGACCGGCAACATTCTCCCATGGACTGATACAAAGGATTCTACTGGCGGAAGGCTTGATATCGTGAACGGCGTGAACCCGTGCATGACAGGTGGCTCTTACTGTGCCGGCGGCCAAGTTGTCATCCGCCCCTACCCGCCTAGCACCGGTTCCAAATACGTCGCCATACGCGAGACCTTCGTCGGGCGCCCGTCAACCACTTATGCGTTCTCTTTCTTGTATCGCTGCCTCAACTATGACGCCGGCACCAGCATTGACATCCTGTACAAGGGCAGTGTCATCGGTAGCGCCAACCAATGTTACAACAGCGCTGCCTTTTACCGTCCCACCGGCATCACATTCACCACAGACGCCACGGGTCAGGGTGAGATCGAGGTGCGCTTCCGCAACTCCGGCGCCACGCCGTATCTCTATTTCTACGTCGATGACTTCAAGGCCATTGCTGTGTAG
- a CDS encoding hypothetical protein (EggNog:ENOG502T2KK) — protein sequence MKASFSSVLAALAAFNTALALPTEASASNVAKAGLPEGLPDGIYIEKLADDGSVAFERVADVNITAPAEVASLHKRQGSFGPHCDYNRAGWLDSNNRQNAINALANGCGDGWFFNSPRAWSSVNGAVAYGCNYQGDRGTTCRRNEIHNFLGQTTSHCGTTTPGWFSFGQGTVSYGYTLPNVGFC from the exons ATGAAGGCCTCATTCTCCTCTGTTCTTgccgccttggccgccttcAACACTGCCCTCGCTCTCCCCACCGAGGCCAGTGCCAGTAACGTGGCCAAGGCTGGGTTGCCTGAGGGACTTCCAGATGGTATCTACATCGAAAAGCTGGCCGATGATGGATCAGTCGCCTTTGAGCGTGTCGCAGATGTGAACATCACCGCGCCTGCCGAAGTGGCCTCGCTGCACAAGCGCCAGGGCAGTTTTGGCCCTCACTGCGACTACAACCGAGCCGGATGGCTTGATTCCAATAACCGCCAGAACGCTATCAACGCGCTCGCCAACGGTTGTGGCGACGGTTGGTTTTTCAACTCGCCGAGGGCTTGGTCGA GCGTGAATGGTGCCGTTGCATATGGCTGCAACTACCAGGGAGACAGAGGAACGACCTGCCGCCGCAATGAGATCCACAACTTTCTCGGTCAAACTACTAGCCACTGCGGAACCACGACTCCAGGCTGGTTCTCGTTTGGCCAGGGGACAGTGAGCTACGGCTACACCCTCCCCAATGTCGGTTTCTGCTAA
- a CDS encoding hypothetical protein (EggNog:ENOG503NZSY; COG:S) has translation MKTQRDEKTIDLAQLLLDLDFGAQVNVKGVDSDFHVSVFIEVDENGIRVRMIDNQGNVRVPPCKTTYPFSKRLRWTRKRQNDDIQRQMRSLDPRGLLFFHFIRSLTLQNDAFTGERGETKQWLRRVSWRPVEDESHCVELRSATQVVRHAGKGKGGHAESPQTSENTTRFHMIKKSILDSGARNCLVMAFPVCQHGVGPWTKDEDSFSYAYRKLSPFKFLIHADRWGVPDHTKPHRRIHQDHKMTDFHTRAMAKCFKDLSEIPSLRYTWIQFLPSMDLLKSYDARQGNGICRDGGVCATLPRWLSVLPVLETEDDPDRQELHAMSDLRLALAEGPNPENETSVPDVLNGPLTFPKPSARLPSSCITRRQSGNLAASLNTTPTLASLSLSSKYRRSDLEVVLSDYALNLFPTEAAITNILESLVKESKTAAWYSRFFFLRPQNEAWHSRTSRFLLLAYTKTLERSRFEAGHHDEWRRLVKSIHFIPLNSGKLQSVEENMHVGLYAPEDKRGRRLVEFGGDWTKLEIPVVALGAWNNPECRELIEKVRYVARK, from the exons AT GAAGACCCAACGCGATGAGAAGACTATTGATCTTGCTCAACTCTTGCTTGACTTGGATTTCGGAGCTCAGGTCAACGTCAAGGGCGTCGATAGTGACTTCCACGTCAGTGTCTTTATCGAGGTTGACGAAAATGGCATTCGTGTCCGCATGATTGACAACCAGGGGAACGTTAGGGTGCCGCCATGCAAAACTACATACCCATTCTCAAAGAGACTACGATGGACTCGCAAACGTCAAAATGATGACATCCAGCGGCAAATGCGGTCTCTGGACCCTCGAGGCTTGCTATTTTTCCATTTCATTCGATCTCTCACGCTGCAAAACGACGCCTTTACTGGCGAACGAGGGGAGACAAAGCAGTGGTTGAGAAGGGTTAGTTGGCGCCCTGTAGAAGATGAGAGTCATTGTGTCGAGCTACGCAGTGCCACCCAGGTCGTCCGTCATGCTGGCAAGGGCAAAGGGGGCCACGCCGAAAGCCCACAAACTTCCGAAAACACAACCCGGTTTCATATGATAAAAAAATCTATCTTGGATAGCGGCGCCCGTAACTGCCTTGTTATGGCCTTTCCAGTTTGTCAGCATGGGGTTGGTCCGTGGACAAAGGATGAAGACAGCTTCTCCTATGCTTACAGGAAACTCAGTCCGTTCAAG TTTCTCATACATGCAGACAGATGGGGTGTACCTGACCACACAAAACCCCACCGACGAATACACCAAGACCATAAGATGACCGACTTCCACACCCGGGCCATGGCCAAATGTTTCAAGGACTTGTCCGAGATTCCTTCGCTTCGATATACCTGGATCCAGTTCCTCCCGTCCATGGATCTTCTCAAAAGTTATGATGCACGGCAGGGGAATGGGATCTGCAGAGACGGTGGAGTCTGCGCGACACTGCCTCGTTGGCTTTCCGTCCTCCCTGTCCTCGAAACCGAAGATGACCCTGACCGACAGGAGCTCCACGCCATGAGCGACCTTCGCCTTGCTCTCGCTGAGGGTCCCAATCCCGAGAACGAAACCTCAGTCCCGGATGTCTTGAACGGACCCCTCACATTCCCCAAGCCTTCTGCTCGGCTTCCAAGCTCTTGCATAACAAGGCGTCAGAGCGGCAATCTTGCCGCCAgtctcaacaccacaccgACACTCGCGTCTCTGTCCTTATCCTCAAAATACCGCCGAAGTGACCTAGAAGTCGTGCTAAGCGACTacgccctcaacctcttcccaaCAGAAGCAGCTATCACCAACATCCTTGAGTCTCTTGTCAAAGAAAGCAAAACCGCAGCCTGGTACTCGAGATTCTTTTTCCTCCGCCCCCAAAACGAAGCCTGGCACTCTCGAACCTCTCGGTTTCTGTTGTTAGCATACACAAAAACGCTTGAGCGTTCTCGCTTTGAAGCCGGACATCACGATGAGTGGAGGAGGCTTGTCAAGTCTATACACTTTATCCCGCTTAACTCGGGAAAGCTGCAGTCGGTAGAGGAGAATATGCATGTTGGGTTGTATGCACCTGAGGATaaaagggggaggcggttagtggagtttgggggtgaTTGGACGAAGCTGGAGATCCCAGTGGTAGCGCTTGGTGCGTGGAATAATCCAGAGTGTAGGGAGTTGATTGAGAAGGTGAGGTATGTTGCTAGGAAATAG
- a CDS encoding hypothetical protein (EggNog:ENOG503PYPJ): MSGHSAANMTRLFVSVLALFLASAFANKISTPRRAGCSSFTTRYSTVTEHFPTATITETDDGHSPPTTMETTSLPDSCTFTGTQTFYSSSGCDLTCSTGFCIIDAAATRSCGCSKVEIETVTTTVCPTRTPCYQCYTGWGTFFYDLPCPTSVPVPTGYGV, from the exons ATGTCTGGTCATTCCG CAGCTAACATGACCCGCCTTTTTGTCTCTGTACTTGCGCTCTTTCTCGCCAG CGCCTTCGCAAATAAAATCTCCACACCACGCAGGGCCGGCTGCTCCTCATTCACCACCCGCTACAGCACCGTAACTGAGCACTTcccaaccgccaccatcaccgaaaCAGACGACGGACACTCCCCGCCAACCACAATGGAGACGACCAGCCTACCTGACTCCTGCACATTCACCGGCACCCAGACTTTCTACTCCAGCAGCGGGTGCGATCTAACCTGCTCGACTGGCTTTTGTATCATTGATG CTGCTGCCACCAGGTCATGCGGCTGTTCGAAGGTCGAGATTGAAACAGTGACGACGACGGTGTGCCCGACCAGGACGCCTTGCTATCAGTGTTATACCGGGTGGGGGACGTTCTTTTATGATTTGCCTTGTCCTACTTCTGTGCCGGTGCCTACTGGCTATGGGGTGTAA
- the gms1_2 gene encoding UDP-galactose transporter Gms1 (EggNog:ENOG503NW7T; COG:G), translating into MQKHHSTDSSARAVAGGSSTTTTAHSHSRQWLSSVQRLSLLMLVLQNSALVMVMHHSRNSPTGSRPRYLTSTAVLVVEVIKLSASLLLATYDTITSHSSSSSAAITQHLYRSIFAPDSWKLIVPAALYTLQNSLVYTAISNLDAVTFQVTYQLKILTTVLFSILLLGRTISLRQWLGLLLLTFGVALVQLSPTTPEVNSATSWTDKITSLFTSPSQPPAVHHNALKGLAAVVGASLISGLTCVYFEKILKDSLGSHTSSIWIRNVQLSFFSIFPALFIGVIWYDGANIAQNGGFFAGYNAMVWATVCLQALGGLIVAVCIAYADNVVKNFAASLSIVVSYAGTAVVFGERMTLHATMGAAVVVAATWLYRSRPSTQQLGTLLPVSSREIVAGEKTPRSPLLSPTTIR; encoded by the exons ATGCAAAAGCACCACAGCACCGATTCTTCGGCGCGGGCCGTAGCGGGGGGGTccagtaccaccaccacagcacatTCACACTCGCGTCAATGGCTTTCGTCTGTCCAACGTTTGTCTCTGTTGATG CTGGTCCTCCAGAACTCGGCCCTGGTCATGGTCATGCACCATTCCCGCAACAGCCCAACAGGATCACGACCCCGATATCTTACATCAACAGCCGTTCTAGTTGTTGAAGTTATCAAGCTCTCAGCCTCATTACTCCTCGCCACCTACGATACTATTACTTCTcattcctcatcttcatcagcaGCAATAACTCAACATCTCTACCGCTCCATCTTTGCCCCAGATAGTTGGAAGCTCATCGTGCCCGCAGCCCTCTACACTCTTCAAAACTCGCTTGTCTACACGGCCATCAGCAACCTCGACGCTGTCACCTTCCAAGTCACATACCAGCTCAAGATTCTCACCACGGTCCTTTTCAGTatcctgcttcttggccggaCCATTTCTCTGCGTCAGTGGCTggggcttctcctcctcaccttcgGTGTAGCCCTTGTGCAActatcaccaacaacaccagaggTTAATAGTGCCACCAGCTGGACAGACAAGATCACATCCTTattcacctccccatcccagccTCCTGCTGTTCATCACAATGCCCTGAAAGGCCTGGCCGCGGTTGTGGGAGCGTCCCTCATTTCAGGCCTCACATGCGTCTACTTCGAAAAGATCCTCAAGGATTCCCTAGGTTCGCACACCAGCTCCATATGGATCAGAAACGTACAGCTATCCTTTTTTAGCATCTTTCCTGCACTGTTTATTGGGGTGATATGGTATGACGGAGCCAATATTGCGCAAAATGGTGGATTCTTTGCCGGGTACAATGCCATGGTGTGGGCAACGGTCTGTCTGCAGGCGCTTGGGGGTTTGATTGTGGCTGTTTGCATTGCGTATGCGGACAATGTGGTCAAGAACTTTGCCGCCAGTTTGAGTATTGTGGTTAGTTATGCTGGGACGGCGGTGgtttttggggagaggatgacgCTTCAT GCCACTATGGGTGCAGCTGTCGTTGTGGCTGCCACATGGCTGTACAGAAGTCGGCCGTCAACTCAACAACTGGGGACACTGTTGCCTGTTAGTAGCAGGGAAATCGTGGCAGGTGAGAAGACACCAAGATCGCCGTTGTTATCCCCAACTACGATACGATAA
- a CDS encoding hypothetical protein (EggNog:ENOG503P3JZ; COG:I): MGLLPLHHTPHHSTPTSKTPRSSRTSSPSTRRRSGIILHRIACLLITVAIVGLWCARDLVYDSYTLAALPLLKWRQGASSFYLSVENDGFDVTFESYDVNQTSTRGEEGYEDRVPGILHHIALGPQENQKEGWQEARERCVELHPGWEAMLWTDEKADELVREHYPEMLGLWDGEDGYRYGIQRVDALRYMVLYRYGGVILDMDLQCKRALGPLRRFDFVAPAANPTGFSIGFMMAEKGNEFVGELVANLKRYNRHWLGLPYPTVMFSTGCHYASTIHAFFRGDRSKLKILGGTKDNKKLHMLSGPVNTPLFKHLGSSSWHSYDAAMIVNLGKSVGGSRWRLPIMFLLACGLFFLVIRRIRRRRRVASLKA; the protein is encoded by the exons ATgggcctccttcctctccaccacaccccccaccactccaCCCCAACTTCCAAAACTCCTCGGTCCTcccgcacctcctccccttccacgcGGCGACGGTCGGGTATCATCCTCCACAGGATAGCCTGCTTGCTTATCACTGTTGCGATAGTAGGGCTCTGGTGCGCAAGGGATCTGGTGTATGACTCGTACACGCTTGCTGCGCTGCCGCTGTTGAAATGGAGGCAGGGTGCCTCGAGTTTCTATCTCTCGGTGGAGAATGATGGGTTTGATGTAACGTTTGAGTCGTATGATGTTAATCAGACGTCGACcaggggagaggaaggatatGAGGATAGGGTGCCGGGTATATTGCACCATATTGCCTTGGGGCCACAGGAGAATCAGAAGGAGGGGTGgcaggaggcgagggagaggtgtGTGGAGTTGCATCCTGGGTGGGAGGCTATGTTGTGGACGGATGAGAAGGCTGATgagctggtgagggagcaCTACCCTGAGATGCTGGGGCtgtgggatggggaagacGGGTACAGGTATGGTATTCAGAGGGTGGATGCGCTGAGGTATATGGTTTTGTATCGATATGGGG GTGTCATCTTGGATATGGACCTCCAATGCAAGCGCGCCCTCGGCCCTCTCCGCCGCTTCGACTTTGTCGCTCCCGCCGCAAACCCAACTGGCTTCTCGATCGGTTTCATGATGGCTGAGAAGGGCAACGAGTTTGTCGGAGAGCTGGTTGCCAACCTGAAGAGGTACAACAGGCACTGGCTCGGACTTCCCTATCCGACAGTTATGTTCTCGACTGGGTGTCACTACGCCTCCACTATTCATGCCTTCTTCCGCGGTGATCGCAGCAAGCTGAAGATATTGGGCGGTACCAAGGACAACAAAAAGCTGCATATGCTGAGCGGACCTGTCAACACGCCCCTATTCAAGCATCTTGGAAGCTCGAGCTGGCACTCATATGATGCCGCTATGATTGTGAATTTGGGCAAGTCGGTGGGTGGATCACGGTGGAGGCTGCCCATTATGTTTCTGCTTGCTTGTGGGCTGTTTTTCTTGGTTATTAGGAGaatcaggaggaggaggagggtcgCGAGTCTGAAGGCGTAA
- a CDS encoding hypothetical protein (EggNog:ENOG503PQWY) — translation MNRVILRPVQRSFMASTGCMPPLLPPIRPVSGVSTKRSMTFVTRKPGSTYIPKFRPGDNKLTTLIGAIFVLGGIYVFQSGRVFPNGDVAEKYLPKDVGNHRQGTVNKDYKAYNAWVTEGKKSSSVGKS, via the exons ATGAACCGTGTCATCCTCCGCCCAGTTCAACGCAGCTTCATGGCCAGTACCGGCTGTATGCCTCCGCTGCTTCCTCCTATCCGTCCCGTTTCTGGCGTTTCCACCAAGAGAAGCATGACCTTTGTCACTCGTAAACCAGGCTCAACCTACATTCCCAAATTCAGACCTGGAGATAACAA ACTGACAACTCTAATCGGCGCCATCTTCGTGCTTGGCGGTATCTACGTCTTTCAGTCTGGACGTGTCTTTCCCAACGGGGATGTAGCGGAGAAGTACCTGCCAAAGGATGTTGGGAACCATCGACAGGGAACGGTGAACAAGGACTACAAGGCTTACAATGCTTGGGTCACTGAAGGGAAGAAGTCATCATCTGTTGGCAAAAGCTGA